The genomic segment TTCTGTCATTGTTCCTTCCTGTCCCACCCAAAGTTAGTAATGCGGTtgttatttgtttgtgcagggaAACTGGTGTCACGAATATAGGAAACTGAAGGCAAAGGTTGAGACAATACAGAAATGTCAAAAGTAATTTGTAACGATTTTGGTTGATTGCCAGTATATTGTATACACTCTGAAGATAAATGGGACTGAATTTCTACATCCTGCATATGCAGGCATCTCATGGGAGAGGATCTTGAATCTTTGAATCTCAAGGAGTTGCAGCAACTGGAGCAGCAGCTGGAAAGCTCACTGAAACATATCAGATCCAGGAAGGTACTGATTTAAATGATTTGATACAGCAGCACAATATataaaaaaacaagaaaaacacTTGCAGAGAAGTTCAGCAAAGTATATCTGAAATCAGATTCTAGACTGAGATGTTCAAAATATGTATATGCATTTTAGTCATATGCTCTTCATAGTTAAAAAAATGActaatttttttcattttttgtaCTTGCAGAACCAACTTATGCACGAATCCATTTCTGAGCTTCAGAAGAAGGTAAGCTGTCAACCTTGCATACCTTATTCGGTATTCGAACTGGTCAACTTGTCATGAAGCCTTAGCTTGTTTCAAGATTTGTGACATTATAACATGTATGCAAGTAACTGGTCTACATGCACGTAACCTCATTACATCGTTCTTGCTGCAGGAGAGGTCACTGCAGGAGGAGAATAAAGTTCTCCAGAAGGAAGTAAGCCCGTTATATCACCTTATGGTCCAACCGGTCTAAATTGTTCCGTATAGCAAATTTTATTGACAGAGGTCCGTGTCCCTTCCCCACAGCTCGTGGAGAAGCAGAAGGCCCATGCGGCGCAGCAAGATCAAACTCAGCCTCAAACcagctcttcttcttcttccttcatgCTGAGGGATGCTCCCCCTGCCGCAAATACCAGGTGATGATGTACATCACAAGTCTAATCTTATTCAGAGTTCAAGGAACCATCTCTTGAATTGGTCGGGTTGTTCCTTGCAGCCCACTTTTGGTCTCTATGCAGTTCTGTCGGGCCACATTTAAGTAACATAATACTAATATGCTTGTGTTCGCTTTGGTTGTGCAGCATTCATCCAGCGGCAGCAGGCGAGAGGGCAGAGGATGCGGCAGTGCAGCCGCAGGCCCCACCCCGGACGGGGCCTCCACCGTGGATGGTGAGCCACATCAATGGGTGAAGGGCATCCAGCCCATACAGGCGTACTATTCAGTAGAGGGTAACAAGTTGCACCGGCCAGCCTGGTGTATGTTGCGGTTGCTAGCACGCCTGACCCCTTGGAGGGGAAAGGaaaagaaatcagagtaaagtaGCAAGCTGCAGCGATGTGTATATTTCACTTTGTCCACCTCAGTTTCCCTCCCAGCTGGGCTGAGATGGCTGTACGAGTAATTTACCATGTAATCTATATGTAGCTTGAGTGATGAATTTTCAAGTTTCCATGATACCCGTCTCTACTGGGTGTTGTTTATGTGAATTAACCTATCAAATATGAGCATTGTGTATATTGTGATTcttgaaaataaataaatcaggACCTTTATGTCTTCGTCGTCTTCCCATCTGGACTTGAAAGAGAGTATACCAATTGGATTTTAGGGATGACATCAGAGTCACCAACGCAAAAGGTTCTGCCGCCCATACATTTCCTGCCATCATAAACCGAGAGAAACATGCCATAAAAGAAAAGGAATGattgatatggatactctgcaCTAGTTCTAAACAGCACACTTTTTAATCAACACCAATGAACTATGCAGTTTGAGCCTGCTGACGATATTTTGGCCTTTTTTTAGAACAATATCATGAACCTCATTCCCACTTTTTCGAGGACTCattagtctccatcattctttccctCACTGGGACAACGCTCTTATAATGAtgatcacacttctttttacttacaactcgataaaCCGAATGATATCACTacatatgaatgcctctg from the Triticum urartu cultivar G1812 unplaced genomic scaffold, Tu2.1 TuUngrouped_contig_4805, whole genome shotgun sequence genome contains:
- the LOC125528346 gene encoding MADS-box transcription factor 14-like, giving the protein MGRGKVQLKRIENKINRQVTFSKRRSGLLKKAHEISVLCDAEVGLIIFSTKGKLYEFSTESCMDKILERYERYSYAEKVLVSSESEIQGNWCHEYRKLKAKVETIQKCQKHLMGEDLESLNLKELQQLEQQLESSLKHIRSRKNQLMHESISELQKKERSLQEENKVLQKELVEKQKAHAAQQDQTQPQTSSSSSSFMLRDAPPAANTSIHPAAAGERAEDAAVQPQAPPRTGPPPWMVSHING